From a single Miscanthus floridulus cultivar M001 chromosome 8, ASM1932011v1, whole genome shotgun sequence genomic region:
- the LOC136469768 gene encoding uncharacterized protein — protein MARGRRPRVPAIAEDNFASNTSNNGDDVEILPNAPRTIKSRADWSEDNTEKLCMIWCNQIDIGNCTKGTMTMAGMREVIRQYTNATGKVHDREQIMFRYRQLKALWQFIKQLKTDTGLGRNSDGTVIADDEWWESKTKGKANWKKLKRGWPHYMPQLEQMFEGVAVDGSTAYVPSANEEFEEEEEPSLNVQTPVSSNSNKRASTASTCASSPNKKSKSKSQAIKLMDKVISEQTRIGEDRNKMMERHVEL, from the exons ATGGCCCGCGGTAGACGTCCTCGGGTGCCAGCCATCGCGGAGGACAACTTCGCGTCCAACACCTCCAACAACGGTGACGACGTCGAGATCCTACCCAATGCTCCAAGG ACTATTAAAAGTAGGGCTGATTGGAGTGAGGACAATACAGAGAAGTTATGTATGATCTGGTGTAACCAAATTGACATTGGTAACTGCACGAAAGGTACAATGACCATGGCAGGAATGAGGGAGGTCATTAGGCAGTACACTAATGCTACTGGCAAAGTGCACGACAGAGAACAGATAATGTTTAGGTACAGGCAGCTCAAGGCTCTATGGCAATTTATAAAGCAACTGAAGACTGACACAGGACTAGGCCGTAACTCTGATGGGACTGTCATTGCAGATGATGAGTGGTGGGAGTCAAAGACTAAG GGTAAGGCTAATTGGAAGAAGCTGAAACGTGGATGGCCACATTACATGCCCCAGTTGGAGCAAATGTTTGAAGGTGTAGCAGTTGATGGTTCCACAGCTTATGTTCCTAGTGCAAATGAAGAatttgaggaggaggaggagccatcaCTAAATGTTCAGACCCCAGTCAGCAGTAATAGCAACAAGAGGGCCAGTACTGCTAGTACTTGTGCCTCTAGTCCCAACAAGAAGTCCAAGTCCAAAAGCCAAGCTATCAAGCTAATGGATAAGGTTATCAGTGAGCAAACCAGGATTG
- the LOC136469769 gene encoding uncharacterized protein: MDGFHDDGFNGGGNANFDGGSGSNDGTRDFLAGANPLLGSSLYEGFTDPSPPYTGSSGVNPPRWGLDSLDLNDGGGWAAMDGYDADLRSDPGGSQMGPPPIRVPRRRNLTYEQPRSARFGEGGDGTGGRATSEAVGGDRVPRVHRGRASASAIEGGGRGRRRRHRGAVPHVDDDIVNPMHATPVGHIPVVFLTHRLSCIAHERQGNWSEPNISKFCQIWCHQIDSGICVHGCMNKSGWRDLIARYYAATTLVHDKDQFKSKLRQLRHLWHFINDLRKGTGLGRRDDGSILATDAWWDSRTVGHPEWKKLKDGWPPYLDDLDRMFAGNAVDGSTSFCPAQSNTVDVESSDDDSNDEHDDQLTPLSVGTKRASSTSTTASSPSKRSKSPAVRTMDGHMKEHNDISRQRLERMTAMWQERNQKIEDHSKALERKVELVLQLARQCGATEETPAEWMAVLKIVQSEPVMNFFISSSPQGRMLTIKQYIGEDVQAIVTGLMSSRQDCYENDLDEFISDWMEAEDDDDAFLYGMYQYAYHIDKHLSRSEYRQPVITGLEWVHSKLGNRKACYNMFRMSPDMFHSLHDLLVESYGPKSNSKSASIEALGMFLWMVGAPQSVRQAEDRFERSLGTMHSMFHRVLKSVVKLAADIIRPNDPNFSTMHDRLKNPRFYPYFKDRIGAIDGTHVPCVVPSDKFVQHLCRKGMTTQNILVVCDFDMRFTFVLAGWPGSVHDMRVFNDATTTYTNVFPHPPTGKYYLVDSGYANRPGYLAPYKGTKYHLQEYREAPEPQGKTEIFNYAHSSLRNVIERSFGVLKMKWLMMKEVPSYAPHIQSQIIVACCALHNFIRVSGIGDQHFARCDRDDNYVPAEAYADQPETIPPSDSSDSELMNVFRESITIGLANRT, translated from the exons ATGGACGGCTTCCATGATGACGGCTTCAACGGAGGTGGCAACGCGAACTTCGACGGCGGCTCCGGCAGCAATGACGGCACGAGGGACTTCCTGGCGGGGGCGAACCCGCTTTTGGGATCGTCGTTGTATGAGGGCTTCACCGACCCATCGCCACCGTACACGGGGTCCAGCGGCGTGAACCCTCCCCGCTGGGGCCTTGATTCCCTGGACCTCAACGACGGCGGGGGATGGGCTGCCATGGACGGCTACGACGCCGACCTTCGGTCCGACCCTGGTGGTAGCCAGATGGGGCCGCCTCCCATCCGTGTTCCTCGGCGGCGGAACCTCACCTACGAGCAGCCTCGCAGCGCCCGCTTTGGAGAAGGCGGTGACGGCACGGGAGGCCGCGCCACATCAGAAGCTGTCGGAGGCGACCGCGTGCCGCGCGTCCATCGTGGTCGCGCCTCTGCCTCAGCCATCGAGGGTGGAGGAAggggccgccgtcgccgccatcgCGGGGCTGTCCCACACGTGGACGACGACATCGTGAACCCGATGCATGCTACCCCCGTGGGTCACATCCCGGTAGTTTTCCTCACCCATCGTCTATCTTGCATTGCTCAT GAACGACAGGGGAACTGGTCAGAGCCCAATATAAGCAAGTTTTGCCAAATCTGGTGCCACCAAATTGACAGTGGCATCTGTGTCCACGGCTGCATGAACAAGTCAGGGTGGAGAGATCTGATTGCAAGGTATTATGCAGCAACAACCTTGGTTCATGACAAGGACCAGTTCAAAAGTAAGTTACGCCAGCTCAGGCATTTATGGCATTTTATAAATGACCTCCGGAAAGGCACTGGCTTAGGCAGGAGAGACGATGGCTCCATCCTTGCTACTGATGCTTGGTGGGACTCTCGTACGGTG GGACACCCGGAGTGGAAGAAGCTCAAGGACGGGTGGCCTCCGTACTTGGACGATTTGGACCGGATGTTCGCCGGCAACGCTGTTGATGGCTCAACCTCGTTCTGTCCTGCACAAAGCAATACAGTTGACGTGGAAAGTTCAGATGACGACTCCAATGATGAGCACGACGACCAACTTACGCCACTTAGTGTCGGCACTAAGAGGGCAAGCAGCACCAGCACAACTGCCTCCAGCCCGAGCAAGAGGTCCAAGAGCCCCGCTGTCAGGACCATGGATGGTCACATGAAGGAACACAATGATATTTCAAGGCAGAGGCTTGAGAGGATGACAGCCATGTGGCAAGAGAGGAACCAAAAAATTGAGGACCACAGCAAGGCGCTGGAGAGGAAGGTGGAACTAGTGCTACAATTGGCAAGACAGTGTGGTGCAACTGAAGAGACCCCAGCTGAGTGGATGGCCGTGCTCAAGATCGTGCAGAGTGAGCCTGTTATGAACTTCTTCATAAGCTCCTCGCCCCAAGGAAGGATGCTGACGATTAAGCAATACATCGGG GAGGATGTCCAAGCAATAGTGACGGGACTGATGTCATCGAGGCAAGATTGTTATGAGAATGATTTGGATGAGTTCATCAGTGACTGGATGGAGGCGGAGGATGATGACGATGCTTTCCTGTACGGTATGTACCAGTATGCCTAccacattgacaagcacttgtcaAGGTCAGAGTATAGACAGCCAGTCATTACTGGTTTGGAATGGGTACATAGTAAACTAGGAAATAGGAAGGCCTGTTATAACATGTTCAGAATGAGCCCTGATATGTTCCACAGTCTGCATGATTTGTTGGTAGAATCATATGGGCCGAAATCTAATAGCAAATCAGCATCTATTGAGGCTCTTGGGATGTTTCTGTGGATGGTGGGGGCTCCACAATCTGTTAGGCAAGCGGAGGATAGGTTTGAGAGGTCACTTGGGACTATGCATAGCATGTTTCATAGGGTGTTGAAGTCTGTTGTCAAGCTTGCTGCTGACATCATTAGGCCTAATGACCCAAATTTCAGCACTATGCATGATAGGCTAAAAAATCCTAGGTTCTATCCCTACTTCAAGGACCGTATAGGGGCGATAGATGGGACTCATGTCCCCTGTGTGGTGCCTAGTGATAAGTTTGTGCAGCACCTGTGCCGCAAGGGGATGACAACACAGAATATCTTGGTTGTGTGTGACTTCGACATGCGATTTACATTCGTCCTAGCTGGCTGGCCGGGTTCAGTACATGACATGAGGGTCTTCAATGATGCGACAACAACATACACCAACGTGTTTCCACATCCACCAACAG GCAAATATTACCTTGTGGACTCGGGGTACGCTAACCGACCAGGTTATCTTGCACCGTACAAGGGAACAAAGTACCACCTACAGGAGTACCGAGAGGCACCAGAACCCCAAGGTAAAACTGAGATCTTCAATTATGCACATTCGTCACTTAGGAATGTCATAGAAAGGTCATTTGGAGTGTTGAAAATGAAGTGGCTGATGATGAAAGAAGTCCCTAGTTATGCCCCCCATATACAAAGTCAAATCATTGTTGCATGTTGTGCCCTGCATAACTTCATAAGGGTGAGTGGCATAGGGGATCAGCACTTTGCTCGGTGTGACCGGGATGACAACTATGTGCCGGCAGAAGCCTATGCCGATCAGCCGGAAACTATTCCTCCAAGCGATAGTTCTGATTCCGAGCTTATGAATGTATTTCGGGAATCCATCACAATCGGTTTGGCTAATCGAACATGA
- the LOC136473343 gene encoding malonyl-CoA:anthocyanidin 5-O-glucoside-6''-O-malonyltransferase-like, producing MAMAVAQEQQQRAGASASSPPRIRILDSAVVRPSPLPSGSAPPECSLPLTFFDIFWLSVPPVERLFLYRLAPDADVPAILSNLKTSLSQAVRVFYPLAGRLRLTPGTSNRYELYYRPGDGVAFTVAEYDAATAGGVDDDIDGLATDDPREVARIAPLVPPLPAGGAVLALQATLLPGRRGLAVGVTVHHAACDGSGSTHFLHTWAAATCARADAPSPPRPVIDRSLLADPRGLYDVFCRPAPATTADGEMVFFKAPADQLLATFTLSKDDVQRVKDAVAAEAARRGVAPPRCTSLVATLGFVWSCYLRAKDDTKAMATSAARTGGDRARACLLFPVDHRSRMKPPLPDNYLGNCIGPALCLAPREEVAAAGAGGLFSSCAAVAAAINEAASGIGTSSMDAWGDRIIGVASSIGMLSVAGSPRFRVYDLDLGFGRPEKVDIVSVAKTGAVAVAESRHSAGGMEVGVSLPRDGMDRFHKCFADAIAAGQNQS from the coding sequence atggccatggccgtggcgcaggagcagcagcagcgtgcCGGAGCCTCCGCCTCGTCACCTCCTCGCATCCGCATCCTCGACAGCGCCGTCGTGCGTCCCTCTCCCTTACCATCAGGTTCTGCCCCGCCGGAGTGCTCCCTCCCGCTCACCTTCTTCGACATCTTCTGGCTGAGCGTGCCGCCCGTCGAGCGCCTCTTCCTCTACCGCCTCGCCCCGGACGCCGACGTCCCCGCCATCCTCTCCAACCTCAAGACCTCCCTGTCCCAGGCCGTCCGCGTCTTCTACCCCCTCGCCGGCCGCCTCCGGCTCACCCCGGGCACGTCCAACCGCTACGAGCTCTACTACCGCCCTGGAGACGGCGTCGCCTTCACCGTCGCCGAGTacgacgccgccaccgccggtggCGTGGACGACGACATCGACGGGCTTGCCACCGACGACCCGCGGGAGGTCGCCAGGATCGCGCCGCTCGTGCCGCCGCTGCCGGCGGGCGGAGCCGTGCTCGCCCTGCAGGCCACGCTCCTGCCCGGGCGACGCGGCCTCGCCGTCGGAGTCACCGTACACCACGCCGCCTGCGACGGCTCGGGTTCCACGCACTTCCTGCACACCTGGGCGGCGGCCACGTGCGCACGCGCAGATGCGCCGTCACCGCCGCGGCCTGTCATAGACCGGAGCCTGCTCGCCGACCCCAGAGGCCTTTACGACGTCTTCTGCCGACCCGCGCCGGCGACCACCGCGGATGGTGAGATGGTGTTCTTCAAGGCGCCCGCCGACCAGCTCCTCGCCACCTTCACGCTGTCCAAGGACGACGTGCAGCGCGTCAAGGACGCCGTGGCCGCCGAGgcagcgcggcgcggcgtcgCGCCGCCCCGGTGCACCTCGCTGGTCGCCACCTTGGGCTTCGTCTGGTCGTGCTATCTTCGGGCCAAAGACGACACAAAGGCCATGGCAACGTCAGCTGCGCGCACCGGCGGCGACCGAGCCAGAGCCTGCTTGCTCTTTCCCGTGGACCACCGCTCGCGGATGAAGCCCCCCCTCCCGGACAACTACCTCGGCAACTGCATCGGCCCTGCGCTCTGCCTGGCACCCAGAGAAGAGGTCGCGGCCGCCGGCGCGGGCGGCCTGTTCAGCTCGTGCGCCGCGGTCGCCGCAGCAATCAACGAGGCGGCGAGCGGCATCGGGACATCCAGCATGGACGCGTGGGGGGACCGCATCATCGGGGTTGCCAGCTCCATTGGCATGCTGTCAGTGGCCGGCTCGCCGAGGTTCCGCGTCTACGATCTGGACCTGGGGTTCGGCCGTCCGGAGAAGGTGGACATAGTGTCCGTGGCGAAGACCGGCGCGGTGGCAGTGGCGGAGAGCCGGCACAGCGCCGGCGGGATGGAAGTGGGCGTCTCTCTGCCGCGGGATGGCATGGACAGGTTCCACAAGTGCTTCGCCGATGCAATCGCCGCGGGGCAGAACCAGAGCTGA